Proteins from a single region of Saccharospirillaceae bacterium:
- a CDS encoding chemotaxis protein CheA, with protein MSVDLSQFHQVFFEESFEGLDVMESQLLELQPGDVDSETVNTIFRAAHSIKGGAGTFGFLQISEFTHVVETLLDEIRAGQRSMEQRYVELFLLSVDCLRSMLTTLQTGEEAEMTRADELKASFEVILNGDSATVENMAITTSENDQNDTGWHIRFKSDVDILRTGNEPFRMFRELAEIVGEEYLEVTPDFSTLPEFTSLNPEACYLNWDIYVRKSVTKPEISCVFEWVEDECEIEYIPLISEASQPDQPSQAIDNVSPSSDDTHTNAVAASTALPDEQKSAADPNLKPETIKSPQKNAIKAAENSSIRVSIDKVDSLINMVGELVITQSMLGQLGTDFDLSRLAKLQEGLSQLEQNTRELQESVMKIRMMPISFAFSRFPRLVRDMGKQLGKKINLVMLGESTELDKTVMEKIGDPLIHLVRNSIDHGLETTESRLAAGKSEQGTITLNAFHQGGNIVIEVKDDGSGLNEEKIRQKAIANGLIQESEPMTPEEVHNLIFLPGFSTAETVSDISGRGVGMDVVRRNINELNGSIDVFSKPGVGSTFTIRLPLTLAILDGQLVRVANETYIFPLVSIVESIQLENKALNNITGSQQVMQLRDDYIPIIRLDEVFNLQRDFEESGETMLVIVEADNEKIGLVVDDLLGQQQVVIKSLEQNYQKVSGISGATILGDGTVALIIDTSSIGKRIDPLAQSKKTSEQAA; from the coding sequence ATGAGTGTTGATCTTTCACAGTTTCATCAGGTCTTTTTCGAAGAAAGCTTTGAAGGTCTTGATGTCATGGAGAGCCAGCTGCTTGAACTGCAGCCAGGTGATGTAGACAGTGAAACGGTCAATACAATCTTCCGTGCTGCCCATTCGATTAAAGGCGGTGCCGGTACTTTCGGTTTTTTACAGATATCCGAGTTCACTCATGTGGTAGAAACACTGCTGGATGAAATTCGCGCTGGGCAGCGTTCGATGGAGCAGCGATACGTTGAGTTATTCTTGTTGTCTGTTGATTGCCTGCGTTCAATGCTAACCACCCTGCAAACGGGTGAAGAAGCCGAGATGACTCGCGCTGATGAATTGAAAGCGAGTTTCGAGGTCATTCTTAACGGTGATTCTGCAACCGTTGAAAATATGGCGATAACCACATCAGAGAACGATCAAAACGACACTGGTTGGCATATTCGTTTTAAAAGTGATGTGGATATTTTACGGACTGGTAATGAGCCATTCCGAATGTTCCGCGAGTTGGCTGAAATTGTGGGTGAAGAGTATCTCGAAGTTACTCCGGATTTTTCGACGTTACCAGAATTCACCAGTCTTAATCCGGAAGCGTGCTATCTGAACTGGGATATTTACGTTCGTAAAAGTGTGACGAAGCCGGAGATTTCCTGCGTATTCGAATGGGTCGAAGACGAATGTGAGATAGAGTACATTCCGCTCATCTCCGAAGCATCACAGCCTGATCAACCATCACAGGCTATCGACAATGTGAGCCCCTCATCTGATGACACCCATACCAATGCTGTAGCCGCAAGTACGGCTTTACCGGACGAACAGAAGTCAGCCGCTGATCCGAACCTGAAACCAGAGACAATAAAATCGCCGCAGAAGAATGCCATAAAAGCTGCAGAAAATTCATCGATTCGAGTATCAATCGATAAAGTCGATAGTCTGATCAATATGGTCGGAGAGCTGGTCATTACGCAGTCCATGTTAGGTCAGCTTGGTACTGATTTTGACCTGAGTCGCCTGGCGAAGCTACAGGAGGGGTTGTCGCAGTTAGAGCAGAATACCCGGGAGCTGCAGGAAAGTGTGATGAAAATTCGCATGATGCCAATCAGCTTTGCCTTTAGTCGCTTTCCACGCCTCGTTCGGGATATGGGAAAACAGTTAGGTAAGAAGATTAATCTCGTCATGCTGGGCGAAAGTACCGAGCTTGATAAAACGGTGATGGAAAAAATTGGTGATCCCCTGATCCATCTCGTCCGTAATTCTATTGATCACGGACTGGAAACAACGGAATCGCGTTTGGCTGCTGGTAAGTCAGAGCAAGGCACAATCACTCTGAATGCATTTCACCAGGGTGGAAATATTGTTATCGAAGTTAAAGATGATGGATCAGGTCTGAATGAAGAGAAAATCCGTCAAAAAGCCATTGCCAACGGGCTTATTCAGGAATCCGAGCCAATGACTCCGGAAGAAGTTCATAACTTGATCTTTCTACCCGGGTTCTCGACCGCAGAGACGGTTAGTGATATTTCTGGTCGTGGCGTGGGTATGGATGTTGTACGACGAAATATCAACGAACTAAATGGCAGTATTGATGTATTCTCGAAACCCGGTGTTGGTTCAACATTCACCATTCGGCTGCCTTTGACGTTGGCGATTCTTGATGGTCAGCTCGTTCGTGTTGCCAACGAAACCTACATTTTTCCTCTGGTATCGATTGTTGAATCTATTCAGTTAGAAAACAAAGCATTGAACAATATCACGGGTAGCCAGCAGGTTATGCAGTTGCGTGATGATTATATTCCGATTATTCGTCTTGATGAAGTATTTAATCTACAACGCGATTTCGAAGAATCTGGCGAAACTATGTTGGTCATCGTTGAGGCCGATAACGAGAAAATTG